The window CTAGCAGAGGGATATGGTGCAGTACCCAGATTCCAAAATTGTACAAAAAACacttcaaaaataaatttaggATATctatgaaaaataaagaacGATGAAGCTCaaattttcattcattcttTCTGGTTTGTTGCACAGTCCCCGGTATGATATTTCCCACATAGAAAgataataattttaaaaaaaaaacatagctgATACAAATATTTAGCACACTATTAATTTCTCCAAACTTTGGAACTCCTCAAAGCAATTGTCAAACAGCACAATACCTTAGTTGATCAGACATAAATTTTAATACaggcaacccccccccccccccaaactccccacccaaaaaaaataaaaattcacatGCTATATAGTTGAATAGGAATAAAAGCAACATTGCCAAATCTAGTTGAATAAAAATAGTAGAACAATTCCGATAACAGATCCAAGATCTGTTACAAAGTAATGACGATCTATGAGCACATGGAAATGTCCTAAAGTGGGCATAAACCACCTGCTTAATGTATGAGTTATGCTGAACTCACATACTTTCATGTTGATGGATTGAAAGCTATGATACAGCAAAACAAATCCAGCAGTTAAGAAACAAAAATTCCCATTCAAAAGCAAATAATACATTTCATGAACAGTATATAATTGCGAAGACCTTTTAAACAGTCACACATTAATTCACATCCACagcaaaaaatattttttcatggACAGTGCTATCTTTAAAGAAAATTCAAACAGTCACACATCTATTTATGCCACAGAGAACCTTACTTGTCATATGGCAGGTCAGCACATTTCCAGTTAAGATCAGCCAAAGAATCATGGTGAATCCGGCACTCCTCTTTGGTCCTGAGACGGAACCTGCGTTCCTTGTTACACCTTGTGCagcgaagaaactcatcccgaTGACAAGGTCGTCCATTATGGGACTTGTTAGAACTCTTTGCATTGGATGCTTGGTTGTAGTACTTAAGCAGCACTGTCTTTGACAGAGGAACCTTTTCCCCTTTGAAAATGACCCAAACATTACTCTTCCATTTTCTGGCAGTCTCTCGTTCAGAATGTTTCTCAAAAGCTGCTGGGGTCAATTTATCTAGTGATCACAATCACCAATCATCAGTCAGAAACACAGAGAAAATGCTGCTCAAGGAATAGAAGACTATCAGATGATCATAGTAAATTTGATATTATACCCAAAGCATACGCAGTtgataatgaatttttttatttcttattagtgTATATggtatgacaaaaaaaaaaaaaaaaatacacattaCTCTATGTCTGCATCCCAATGCAAGGAAAGGGGATACTAATCCAAGATCTTCTTCTGCCTCTCATTCTAAATCAACTACCCATAACCCACTCTACTCACCGCAATTCAGTACTAAGGTTTAAATCCACCAGTTGCATCAGATGTCAATATGCCTATCAAATTCCAAATATTTTGTTGATAATGCGAGAAGTTCAGTAATGCCTAACAATGGATATACAGCAATGTCAACTTGCACCATCCTAAAtatttaagaaaagaaaaatgagccCTCTACTCAATTCTGAAAGTGTTGATATGTGTTCAGCTCTGCTAGATCAATGGAACTATAAAATAACCATACATGAGAGTAGAAGAGCTCATCACTTGGACAAATATACATACATGTTATATGTATATAAAAAAGACGACTAGTCTGCACTCCTAGTGAAAGCCACAATGCAGAATAAAGAGGAAAGAACCATGCCACAACAGATTAAACGACAAAGACATTCCATAACTGCTGAGCCTAATGTATCAGACTAACAAAATCATATAACATGCACAAGGATGAAAACCCATCATCAaaacagaagagagaagaagaaaaaataagaatacaCACTTAACATAGAGAATTGACGAACCTTCCTGACAGCCAGGAGTGCATTCACAGTTGATCTCTAGATCGCCTCTTGCAAAAACCCTAAGCCTCCCTACGGCATCTCCATACCTATGGCTCGTGCACCCACAAGTCACCTCGATATaatctcctcctctcttcaagcCACTTATCTCACTCAACTCATCGTCGCTGAACATGATAGCACCATCTCTTCCATCGCCATTCTCCATGTCTCTCGTTCTCTACcacttacaaagaaaaaaaaggaaaagaacctCCACAGATCTCTCACAAAATTGACCTAACACGTCCTTATAAATCTCAGGAAGACAGATGTGTGGACAGAGAGAATGTAAAAAATTAACTACTAGGCTTTCTGGGTTTCCTC is drawn from Telopea speciosissima isolate NSW1024214 ecotype Mountain lineage chromosome 1, Tspe_v1, whole genome shotgun sequence and contains these coding sequences:
- the LOC122656916 gene encoding protein ULTRAPETALA 1-like codes for the protein MENGDGRDGAIMFSDDELSEISGLKRGGDYIEVTCGCTSHRYGDAVGRLRVFARGDLEINCECTPGCQEDKLTPAAFEKHSERETARKWKSNVWVIFKGEKVPLSKTVLLKYYNQASNAKSSNKSHNGRPCHRDEFLRCTRCNKERRFRLRTKEECRIHHDSLADLNWKCADLPYDKITCDNEEERASRKVYRGCSRSPTCRGCTSCVCFGCDICRFSDCNCQTCIDFTRNAET